From a single Pseudomonas sp. A34-9 genomic region:
- a CDS encoding TonB-dependent receptor has product MKSRAKSGSVKQWLSVSAMSFSALALLPINMVLAAESVSSQTQKQFSFALAAKPLPQALSDFSRVTGQSVVYTDEAPYGLTAPAVNGQMSAEQALQRLLSGSGLSFRRTDSHTLALEPKPTEGALNLGATTITSMRDEAMSYQPPQTSSVMRSSASLQEVPQTVNVIPAQVIRDQAPRNLDDALANVSGITQGNTLGSTQDSVMTRGFGDNRNGSIMRDGMPIVQGRGMNATVDRVEVLKGPASLLYGIQDPGGVVNMVSKKPELTPYNALTLRGSTYGDGKNGSGGTLDSTGPLGDSGLAYRMVLDHEDEDYWRNFGTHRETLIAPSLAWFGESTKLLFAYEHREFLTPFDRGTLIDPRTNHPLDISRKERLDEPFNNMEGRSDLYHFEADHDLNDDWKAHFGYSWNRETYDASQVRVTAIDTKKGTLTRSMDGTQNAISTDRFTTASLEGKVNVLGMQHDLVFGVDDEYRKIYREDLIRQKSLTTFSYLNPVYGREVAGTTVSAPDSAQTDELRSDSVFMQDSIHLNDQWILVAGGRFQEYDQYAGKGVPFKANTDSNGQKFVPRAGLVYRYTDALSFYGSYTESFKPNSTIAPLSGSSTVLDGSIAPEEAKSWELGARLDLPGRVTGNIALFDIKKRNVLVANSEGPTTIYSAAGEVRSRGLEMDLTGQLTDHWSMIGSYAYTDAEVTEDPDYKGKRLQNVAKNSGSLSAVYDFGSVIGGDQLRVGAGARYVGERAGNAVNDFDLPSYTVADAFATYETKVEGQKVKFQLNVKNLFDRTYYTSAASRFFVSMGDARQVSLSSTLEF; this is encoded by the coding sequence ATGAAGTCCAGGGCAAAGTCGGGTTCGGTCAAACAGTGGTTAAGCGTGTCGGCAATGAGTTTTTCGGCACTGGCGTTGTTGCCGATAAACATGGTGCTCGCCGCTGAAAGCGTCAGCAGCCAGACGCAAAAGCAGTTCAGTTTCGCCTTGGCCGCCAAGCCGCTGCCGCAAGCCTTGAGCGACTTCAGCCGCGTCACCGGGCAGAGCGTGGTCTACACCGACGAAGCGCCGTACGGCCTCACGGCGCCGGCAGTCAATGGCCAGATGAGTGCCGAACAGGCGCTGCAACGTCTGCTTAGCGGTTCCGGCCTCAGTTTCCGCCGCACCGATAGCCACACGCTGGCGCTGGAGCCCAAGCCTACCGAAGGCGCGTTGAACCTCGGTGCCACCACCATCACCTCGATGCGCGACGAGGCGATGAGCTATCAACCGCCGCAAACCAGTTCGGTGATGCGCTCTTCGGCGTCGTTGCAGGAAGTCCCGCAGACCGTCAACGTCATCCCGGCGCAAGTCATCCGCGATCAGGCGCCGCGCAATCTGGATGACGCACTGGCCAACGTCAGCGGTATCACCCAGGGCAACACCTTGGGCAGCACTCAGGATTCGGTGATGACGCGCGGCTTCGGTGACAACCGCAACGGCTCGATCATGCGCGACGGCATGCCGATCGTGCAGGGCCGCGGCATGAACGCCACGGTTGATCGCGTCGAAGTGCTCAAGGGCCCGGCCTCGCTGTTGTACGGTATCCAAGACCCGGGTGGCGTGGTCAACATGGTCAGCAAGAAGCCTGAACTGACGCCATACAACGCCCTGACCTTGCGCGGCTCGACCTACGGCGACGGCAAAAACGGCAGCGGCGGTACCCTCGACAGCACCGGCCCGTTGGGCGATTCCGGGCTGGCTTATCGCATGGTGCTCGACCACGAAGATGAAGATTACTGGCGCAATTTCGGCACCCACCGCGAAACCCTGATCGCCCCGTCGCTGGCCTGGTTCGGCGAGAGCACCAAACTGTTGTTCGCCTACGAGCACCGTGAATTTCTCACGCCGTTCGACCGTGGCACGCTGATCGATCCGCGCACCAATCACCCGTTGGACATCTCGCGTAAAGAACGCCTCGACGAGCCGTTCAACAACATGGAAGGCCGTTCGGATCTGTATCACTTTGAAGCCGACCACGACCTCAACGACGACTGGAAAGCGCACTTCGGCTACAGCTGGAACCGTGAAACCTACGACGCCAGCCAGGTGCGCGTGACCGCCATCGACACCAAAAAGGGCACGCTGACCCGCAGCATGGACGGCACCCAGAATGCGATCAGCACCGACCGTTTCACCACCGCCAGCCTCGAAGGCAAGGTCAACGTGCTGGGCATGCAGCATGACCTGGTGTTCGGCGTCGATGACGAGTACCGCAAAATCTACCGCGAGGACTTGATCCGGCAAAAAAGCCTGACCACGTTCAGCTACCTCAATCCGGTGTATGGCCGTGAAGTTGCCGGCACGACTGTCAGCGCTCCCGACAGCGCGCAGACCGATGAACTGCGCAGCGATTCGGTGTTCATGCAGGACTCGATTCACCTCAACGACCAGTGGATTCTGGTCGCCGGCGGACGCTTTCAGGAATACGACCAGTACGCCGGCAAAGGCGTGCCGTTCAAGGCCAACACCGACAGCAACGGCCAGAAGTTCGTACCGCGCGCAGGTCTGGTGTATCGCTACACCGACGCCTTGTCGTTCTACGGCAGCTACACCGAATCGTTCAAACCCAACTCGACCATCGCCCCGCTGAGCGGAAGCAGCACCGTGCTCGACGGCAGCATCGCGCCGGAAGAAGCCAAGTCGTGGGAACTGGGCGCGCGTCTGGACCTGCCGGGGCGCGTGACCGGCAACATCGCGTTGTTTGACATCAAGAAACGCAACGTGCTGGTGGCCAATTCCGAAGGCCCGACGACGATTTACAGCGCCGCCGGCGAGGTGCGTTCGCGCGGTCTGGAAATGGACCTGACCGGTCAACTGACGGACCACTGGAGCATGATCGGCAGCTACGCCTACACCGATGCCGAAGTGACCGAAGACCCGGACTACAAAGGCAAGCGCCTGCAGAACGTAGCGAAGAATTCCGGCTCGTTGTCGGCGGTGTATGACTTTGGCAGTGTGATCGGTGGCGACCAATTGCGCGTCGGCGCGGGCGCTCGTTACGTCGGTGAGCGTGCGGGTAATGCGGTCAACGATTTCGATTTGCCGAGTTACACCGTGGCCGATGCGTTCGCCACTTACGAGACCAAGGTCGAAGGGCAGAAGGTCAAGTTTCAGCTCAATGTGAAGAACCTGTTTGATCGCACGTATTACACCTCGGCGGCGAGCCGGTTCTTTGTGTCGATGGGGGATGCGCGGCAGGTTTCGTTGTCCAGCACCCTGGAGTTTTAA
- a CDS encoding AraC family transcriptional regulator has translation MAAIDTLQVFQALNSSPNARLVHSAELGDGLSAALWTNHHDAQDYEAPSHHTLSCYIAGGTGTFRRDQPGQKGGPDKLCILPADHESGWVINGDIRLAHLYFSAEQFALGCVTLLDREPREMQLREQTFLEDPQQAQRFRQLLTLNWDEPAERLLTSSLAHELISHTLLSQVGARQGLRLKGGLAPHQRRQLVEFIDTQLAEPISLGQLAGLCALSEYHFARMFRTSFGLPPHQYVLARRLSRARELLRGTALPLGEIALACGFASASHFTNRFKQVLGGTPGEYRQAFLR, from the coding sequence ATGGCCGCCATCGATACCCTGCAAGTCTTTCAAGCATTGAACAGCTCGCCGAACGCACGCCTTGTGCACAGCGCCGAGCTCGGCGACGGCTTGTCTGCCGCTTTGTGGACCAACCACCACGATGCGCAGGATTATGAAGCGCCGAGCCATCACACCCTGTCCTGCTACATCGCCGGAGGTACCGGTACCTTCCGTCGCGATCAACCCGGGCAAAAAGGCGGGCCGGACAAGCTCTGTATCCTTCCGGCCGACCATGAATCGGGTTGGGTGATCAACGGCGATATTCGCTTGGCGCATCTGTATTTCAGCGCCGAACAATTTGCCCTCGGTTGCGTCACGTTGCTCGATCGCGAACCCCGAGAGATGCAATTGCGCGAGCAGACCTTCCTCGAAGACCCACAACAAGCACAACGCTTCCGGCAGTTGCTGACGCTGAACTGGGACGAACCCGCCGAACGTTTGCTGACCAGCAGCCTCGCCCATGAACTGATCAGCCACACCTTGCTCAGTCAGGTCGGCGCGCGTCAGGGTCTGCGTTTGAAGGGCGGGCTCGCACCGCATCAGCGTCGGCAATTGGTGGAGTTCATCGACACTCAGTTGGCCGAGCCGATCAGCCTCGGTCAACTGGCCGGGTTGTGTGCGCTGTCGGAATACCACTTTGCGCGGATGTTTCGCACCAGTTTCGGCCTGCCGCCGCATCAATACGTGCTGGCGCGGCGCTTGAGTCGGGCACGGGAATTGTTGCGCGGGACGGCGTTGCCATTGGGTGAGATTGCGCTGGCGTGCGGCTTTGCCAGCGCGAGTCATTTCACTAATCGGTTCAAGCAGGTGTTGGGCGGGACGCCGGGTGAGTATCGGCAGGCGTTTTTGCGTTGA
- a CDS encoding DMT family transporter, with protein sequence MNLSLYLLTVLIWGTTWIALKWQLGVVAIPVSIVYRFGLAALVLFALLLLSRRLQPMNRRGHFICVAQGLCLFCVNFMCFLTASQWIPSGLVAVVFSTATLWNALNARVFFGQRIARNVLLGGGLGLFGLGMLFWPELAGHQASPQTLLGLGLALCGTLCFSAGNMLSSLQQKAGLRPLTTNAWGMAYGAAMLSVWCLVKGIPFDMDWSPRYVGALLYLVIPGSVIGFTAYLTLVGRMGPERAAYCTVLFPVVALNVSAFAEGYQWTAPALVGLVLVMLGNVLVFRKPKARVAPVQGKLA encoded by the coding sequence ATGAACCTGTCGTTGTATTTGTTGACCGTGCTGATCTGGGGCACCACGTGGATTGCCTTGAAATGGCAACTGGGCGTGGTAGCGATTCCCGTATCGATCGTCTATCGCTTCGGCCTCGCCGCGCTGGTGCTGTTTGCGTTGTTGCTGCTCAGCCGTCGCCTGCAACCGATGAACCGTCGCGGGCACTTTATCTGCGTGGCTCAGGGGTTGTGTCTGTTCTGCGTCAACTTCATGTGCTTCCTGACCGCCAGTCAATGGATCCCCAGCGGTCTGGTCGCGGTGGTGTTCTCCACCGCAACGCTGTGGAACGCGCTGAATGCGCGGGTCTTTTTTGGCCAGCGCATCGCGCGCAATGTGCTGCTGGGTGGCGGGCTCGGGTTGTTTGGGTTGGGCATGTTGTTCTGGCCGGAACTGGCCGGGCATCAGGCCAGCCCGCAAACCTTGCTCGGTCTGGGCCTGGCGTTGTGCGGCACGTTGTGTTTCTCGGCGGGCAACATGCTCTCGAGCCTGCAACAGAAGGCCGGACTCAGACCGTTGACCACCAATGCCTGGGGCATGGCCTATGGGGCGGCGATGTTGTCGGTGTGGTGCCTGGTCAAAGGCATTCCATTCGACATGGATTGGAGCCCGCGTTACGTCGGTGCGCTGCTGTATCTGGTGATTCCGGGTTCGGTCATCGGTTTTACCGCGTATCTGACGCTGGTCGGGCGCATGGGGCCGGAGCGCGCGGCGTATTGCACGGTGCTGTTCCCGGTGGTGGCGTTGAACGTCTCGGCGTTTGCTGAAGGTTACCAATGGACAGCGCCGGCGCTGGTCGGGCTGGTATTGGTGATGCTGGGCAATGTGCTGGTGTTTCGCAAACCGAAAGCGCGTGTGGCGCCGGTGCAGGGAAAGTTGGCCTGA
- a CDS encoding DUF2165 domain-containing protein has product MNTLTTDKLIRYSKVILMAYISFFGLLVMIHNFTDYDSNYIYVAHILSMDTTTASETIKYRAIESPMIHHRIYWFIITLEVIYTVLCLMGTYQLLRHINAPAEVFHEAKKFSIMGILAAIFIYYVCLQTVGVEWFDMDTSQSWNAKDWARHIVDFMFPVMIYITLKVER; this is encoded by the coding sequence TTGAACACCCTGACCACCGACAAACTTATCCGTTACAGCAAAGTTATATTAATGGCCTACATCAGTTTCTTTGGCCTGCTGGTGATGATCCACAACTTCACCGACTATGACTCAAACTACATTTACGTGGCCCATATCCTGAGCATGGACACCACCACGGCCAGCGAAACCATCAAGTATCGGGCCATCGAATCACCGATGATTCATCACCGTATCTACTGGTTCATCATCACCCTGGAAGTCATCTACACGGTGCTATGCCTGATGGGCACGTATCAGTTGTTGCGCCATATCAATGCCCCTGCCGAGGTCTTCCATGAGGCAAAGAAGTTCTCGATCATGGGCATACTCGCGGCCATCTTCATTTATTACGTGTGCCTGCAAACCGTGGGAGTTGAATGGTTTGACATGGACACTTCGCAATCATGGAACGCTAAGGATTGGGCGCGTCATATCGTTGACTTCATGTTCCCGGTGATGATTTACATCACCTTGAAAGTCGAGCGCTGA
- a CDS encoding D-glycerate dehydrogenase, which translates to MKKTVLAFSRITPPMIERLQQEFDVIVPNPKAGDINAQFNEALPHAHGLIGVGRKLGQAQLENATKLEVVSSVSVGYDNYDLDYFNQRGIMLTNTPDVLTESTADLAFTLIMSSARRVAELDAWTKAGQWQASVGAPLFGTDVHGKTLGIVGMGNIGAAVARRGRLGFNMPIIYSGNSRKTELEQELGAQFRSLDQLLAEADFVCLVVPLSDKTRHLISHRELALMKPSAILVNISRGPVVDEPALIEALQNKRIRGAGLDVYEKEPLAESPLFQLSNAVTLPHIGSATNETREAMANRAVANLRSALLGERPQDLVNPQVWRG; encoded by the coding sequence ATGAAAAAAACTGTCCTGGCCTTCAGCCGCATCACCCCGCCCATGATCGAACGCCTGCAACAAGAGTTCGACGTCATCGTCCCCAACCCAAAAGCCGGCGACATCAACGCCCAATTCAACGAAGCCCTCCCCCACGCCCACGGCCTCATCGGCGTCGGCCGCAAACTAGGCCAGGCCCAACTCGAAAACGCGACAAAACTCGAAGTGGTCTCCAGCGTCTCCGTCGGCTACGACAACTACGACCTCGACTACTTCAACCAACGCGGGATCATGCTCACCAACACCCCCGACGTACTCACCGAAAGCACCGCCGACCTCGCCTTCACCCTGATCATGAGCAGCGCCCGCCGCGTCGCCGAACTCGACGCCTGGACCAAGGCCGGCCAATGGCAAGCCAGCGTCGGCGCCCCGCTGTTCGGCACTGACGTGCACGGCAAAACCCTTGGCATCGTCGGCATGGGCAACATCGGCGCCGCCGTCGCCCGCCGTGGACGCTTGGGCTTCAACATGCCGATCATCTACAGCGGTAACAGCCGCAAGACTGAACTCGAACAGGAACTCGGCGCGCAATTTCGCAGCCTCGACCAACTGCTCGCCGAAGCCGACTTCGTCTGCCTGGTGGTGCCACTCAGCGACAAGACCCGCCACCTGATCAGCCACCGCGAACTGGCCCTGATGAAGCCGAGCGCCATCCTGGTCAACATCTCTCGTGGCCCGGTCGTCGATGAACCGGCACTGATCGAAGCCCTGCAAAACAAGCGCATTCGCGGCGCCGGCCTCGACGTCTACGAAAAAGAACCGCTGGCCGAATCGCCGCTGTTCCAGCTGAGCAACGCCGTGACCCTGCCGCACATCGGCTCGGCGACAAATGAAACCCGCGAAGCCATGGCCAATCGTGCAGTCGCCAACCTGCGTAGCGCCCTGCTCGGCGAACGCCCGCAGGATCTGGTCAACCCGCAAGTCTGGCGCGGATAA
- a CDS encoding IS481 family transposase yields MPWRELKPMDLKVMFIADYLSGRLNFSQLCAAHSISRKTGYKWVARYNADSINGLAECSRKRHSQAQAVPFAVKEAILELRRQGQTTPGPKKIQTALQERFPDQPPPSKTTIYNVLKKAGLVVSRRLRQRVAVYPKPLQKADLPNQLWSADYKGQYLTGDGVWCYPLTVMDHASRFLLACESMPSTTFKDAKATFERLFKTYGMPERIRTDNGVPFASGGRAGLSQLSIWWARLGIIHERTQPGRPEQNGRHERMHRTLKSTLPRPPEIEWGAQQKHFDLFMQHYNHERFHEALGQKTPASCYISSSRVFPRKLPEMKYPSHVEAYRTDSNGVVNKGRLRIYVGYVLKHQIVGLESISEGVWDIIFGPVLLGRVDERDAKDGYLTLKVIKNK; encoded by the coding sequence ATGCCGTGGCGAGAGCTGAAACCTATGGACCTTAAAGTGATGTTCATCGCCGACTATCTGTCCGGTCGGCTCAACTTCAGTCAACTCTGTGCGGCTCACAGCATCAGTCGCAAGACTGGCTACAAGTGGGTGGCCCGCTACAACGCGGACAGCATCAATGGCTTGGCGGAGTGCAGTCGCAAGCGTCATTCTCAAGCACAGGCTGTGCCGTTTGCGGTCAAAGAAGCCATTCTTGAGCTGCGGCGCCAAGGTCAAACCACGCCGGGCCCGAAAAAGATCCAGACAGCCCTGCAAGAGCGGTTTCCAGATCAGCCGCCGCCCTCCAAAACCACGATCTACAACGTGCTTAAAAAAGCGGGGCTAGTGGTGTCTCGACGGTTGCGTCAGCGTGTCGCTGTCTATCCAAAACCACTCCAGAAAGCCGACCTTCCTAATCAGCTCTGGAGCGCTGATTACAAAGGCCAATACCTGACAGGAGACGGTGTCTGGTGTTACCCGTTGACGGTAATGGATCACGCCAGTCGATTTTTACTGGCTTGTGAAAGTATGCCGAGCACGACTTTCAAGGACGCCAAAGCCACCTTCGAACGGTTATTTAAGACGTATGGGATGCCTGAGCGGATCCGCACTGATAACGGTGTCCCTTTTGCCAGCGGCGGGCGTGCGGGGTTATCACAATTATCCATTTGGTGGGCTCGTCTAGGCATCATTCATGAGCGGACTCAACCTGGGCGACCTGAGCAAAACGGACGGCATGAACGCATGCACCGCACGCTTAAAAGTACATTGCCAAGACCGCCGGAAATTGAGTGGGGAGCTCAGCAGAAGCATTTTGATCTGTTCATGCAGCACTATAATCATGAGCGTTTTCATGAGGCATTGGGGCAGAAAACCCCGGCCTCTTGCTACATCAGCTCTTCACGGGTATTTCCGAGAAAGTTGCCGGAGATGAAATACCCCAGCCATGTTGAGGCATACCGAACGGACTCCAACGGCGTAGTGAACAAAGGAAGGCTCAGAATCTATGTGGGCTATGTCCTGAAACATCAGATAGTCGGATTGGAGAGCATCAGCGAGGGTGTTTGGGACATCATCTTTGGGCCTGTTCTACTGGGACGTGTTGATGAACGAGACGCTAAGGATGGTTATCTGACGCTCAAAGTAATCAAAAATAAGTGA